One Polaribacter sp. SA4-12 genomic window carries:
- a CDS encoding substrate-binding domain-containing protein — translation MTNLKVGGVPEHFNYPWYLTLKNKEYSKQNINLRWQDFPGGTGQMCKALRSGEVDIAIVLTEGIIKDIAAGNPSKIVQTFVKSPLIWGIHVGAKSTFKNIEDLEHATIAISRFGSGSHLMAIVNAHNQGWDVSKLKFKVIGNLQGGIDALTNGEADYFMWEHFTTKPLVDNGTFRRVDDCPTPWPCFVVAVRNEVLENNFDEVKKVLDIINYQTKDFKKINTIDEILAKRYEQQLEDIQQWLKITEWNDGKPITKNLVTRIQNKMVQFNVIEEKKNSGEFIKNMYI, via the coding sequence ATGACTAACTTAAAAGTTGGTGGAGTTCCAGAACACTTTAATTATCCTTGGTATTTAACCTTAAAAAACAAAGAATATAGTAAGCAAAATATCAACCTACGTTGGCAAGATTTCCCTGGTGGAACCGGTCAAATGTGTAAAGCCTTAAGAAGTGGCGAAGTAGATATTGCTATTGTTTTAACAGAAGGTATTATTAAAGATATTGCTGCAGGAAATCCATCTAAAATTGTACAAACATTTGTAAAATCTCCTTTAATTTGGGGAATTCATGTAGGTGCAAAATCAACTTTTAAAAATATTGAAGACTTAGAGCATGCAACAATTGCGATTAGTAGATTCGGTTCTGGATCTCACTTAATGGCAATTGTAAATGCACACAACCAAGGTTGGGATGTTTCAAAGTTAAAGTTTAAAGTAATTGGTAATTTACAAGGCGGAATTGATGCACTTACAAATGGTGAAGCAGATTATTTTATGTGGGAACATTTTACTACAAAACCATTGGTAGATAATGGTACTTTTAGAAGAGTTGATGACTGCCCTACTCCATGGCCTTGTTTTGTGGTTGCTGTTAGAAATGAAGTTTTAGAAAATAATTTTGACGAAGTAAAAAAAGTTTTAGATATTATAAATTATCAAACAAAAGACTTCAAAAAAATTAATACTATTGATGAAATTCTAGCAAAAAGATACGAGCAACAATTAGAAGACATTCAGCAATGGTTAAAAATTACAGAATGGAATGATGGCAAACCAATCACAAAAAATTTAGTTACTCGCATACAAAATAAAATGGTGCAGTTTAACGTTATCGAAGAGAAGAAAAATTCAGGTGAGTTCATAAAAAATATGTACATTTAG
- a CDS encoding UDP-2,3-diacylglucosamine diphosphatase: MKKQKKRTLDYVVISDVHLGTYGCRATELLNYLKTIQPKVLILNGDIIDIWQFNKHYFPKSHMSVIKHITTLLSKGTEVYYITGNHDEMLRKFKGFQLGNFKILNKLILNIDDKKAWIFHGDVFDVTMQHSKWLAKLGGKGYDVLILINTCINWLSNLLGYGKLSLSKKIKNSVKSAVKFINNFEKTASDIAIENDYNYVICGHIHQPEIKEITTPKGKTMYLNSGDWVENLTALEYTDQKWNLYEYANDEIAKKNEKKLSKKELKILNKEGKSNFLFEELLKEFDIQKPLK, from the coding sequence ATGAAAAAACAAAAAAAACGTACGTTAGATTATGTCGTAATTTCAGATGTACATTTAGGTACTTATGGCTGTAGAGCTACTGAGTTATTAAATTACTTAAAAACAATTCAACCAAAAGTATTGATTTTAAATGGCGACATTATTGACATTTGGCAATTTAACAAACATTACTTTCCTAAGTCTCATATGAGTGTAATTAAGCATATTACCACACTATTATCTAAAGGAACTGAAGTTTATTACATCACAGGAAATCATGATGAAATGTTACGGAAGTTTAAAGGTTTCCAATTAGGAAACTTTAAAATTTTAAACAAACTCATTTTAAATATTGATGATAAAAAAGCATGGATATTTCACGGAGATGTTTTTGATGTAACCATGCAACATTCTAAATGGCTGGCAAAATTAGGTGGAAAAGGATACGATGTTTTAATCCTTATAAACACTTGCATAAACTGGTTAAGCAATCTTTTAGGTTATGGTAAATTATCCCTTTCTAAAAAGATAAAAAACAGTGTAAAAAGCGCCGTTAAGTTTATTAATAATTTTGAAAAAACGGCTTCGGATATTGCTATTGAAAATGATTATAACTATGTAATCTGTGGACATATTCATCAACCAGAAATAAAAGAAATTACAACTCCAAAAGGAAAAACGATGTATTTAAATTCTGGAGATTGGGTAGAGAATTTAACAGCATTAGAATATACAGATCAAAAGTGGAATTTGTATGAATATGCAAATGATGAAATAGCCAAAAAAAATGAAAAAAAGTTAAGCAAAAAAGAATTAAAGATTTTAAACAAAGAAGGAAAAAGTAATTTTCTATTTGAAGAGTTATTAAAGGAGTTTGATATTCAAAAACCACTAAAATAA
- a CDS encoding glycosyltransferase family protein — protein MKILYAIQGTGNGHLTRAKEIIPILQEKGELDILISGNENNLELGFYVKYNLKGLNFTFGKKGGIDFLQSFKKMKLRRFYKEIKKLPIKDYDLIINDFEPISAWAAKLNKVNIISLSHQNAVLDAASPKYGKYKFEKYILKYYAPSNVRFGFHFKPYSSATFTPIIRKKIRTTKISNKGHITVYLPSYKVDKIVKILSKIPIVKWHIFSKEVNRLIFKKNIIIYPINEFDFIKSMSSSAGVLCGAGFETPSEALYLKKKLMVIPMKNQYEQQCNALALKEMGVSVIKKLNRRRILEIAKWIHSNSFIEVAYPDTTEEIIEAILLPYYNQTVLPTILS, from the coding sequence ATGAAAATACTATATGCGATTCAAGGTACTGGAAATGGTCATTTAACAAGAGCTAAAGAAATTATACCTATTCTTCAAGAAAAAGGTGAATTAGATATTTTAATTAGCGGAAATGAAAATAATTTAGAATTAGGTTTCTATGTCAAATACAATTTAAAAGGTTTAAATTTTACATTTGGTAAAAAAGGAGGCATTGACTTTTTGCAAAGTTTTAAGAAGATGAAATTACGCCGTTTTTACAAAGAAATAAAGAAGCTACCAATAAAAGATTATGACTTAATTATAAACGATTTTGAACCAATTTCAGCTTGGGCAGCAAAATTAAACAAAGTAAATATTATTTCTTTAAGTCACCAAAATGCTGTTTTAGATGCTGCCTCTCCTAAATATGGAAAATATAAGTTTGAAAAATATATTTTAAAATACTACGCACCTTCTAATGTACGTTTTGGTTTTCACTTTAAACCTTATAGTTCAGCAACTTTTACACCAATTATTAGGAAGAAGATTAGAACTACAAAAATAAGTAACAAAGGCCATATTACTGTTTATCTACCTTCTTATAAAGTTGATAAAATTGTAAAAATATTATCTAAAATACCTATTGTAAAATGGCATATATTTTCTAAAGAAGTTAACCGTTTAATCTTTAAAAAAAACATTATAATCTACCCAATTAATGAATTCGATTTTATAAAAAGTATGAGTTCTTCTGCAGGTGTTCTTTGTGGTGCAGGTTTTGAAACACCTTCTGAAGCTTTGTATCTTAAGAAAAAACTGATGGTTATACCAATGAAAAACCAATATGAACAACAATGTAATGCATTAGCTTTAAAAGAAATGGGCGTTTCTGTCATCAAAAAATTAAATAGAAGGAGAATTCTTGAAATTGCAAAATGGATTCATTCAAATTCTTTTATTGAGGTCGCATATCCAGACACCACAGAAGAAATCATAGAAGCAATTTTATTACCCTATTACAATCAAACAGTTTTACCTACCATTTTATCGTAG
- the ung gene encoding uracil-DNA glycosylase yields the protein MQRNLSESWKNILQQEFDKPYFKDLTNFVVSEYANQECFPKEDEIFAAFNFCFLDDLKVVIIGQDPYHDKNQANGLCFSVKDGIKHPPSLKNIFKEIATDLNQEIPESGNLEKWAEQGVLLLNATLTVRAHEAGSHQKKGWETFTDEVIKQISKEKENVVFLLWGKFAESKTKLIDVEKHTILTAPHPSPLGAWRGWFGSKHFSKTNAFLQKSQKATIKW from the coding sequence ATGCAAAGAAACCTTTCAGAATCTTGGAAAAATATTTTACAGCAGGAATTTGATAAACCCTATTTTAAAGATTTAACCAATTTTGTGGTTTCTGAATATGCAAATCAGGAGTGTTTTCCAAAAGAAGACGAAATTTTTGCTGCGTTTAATTTTTGTTTTCTCGATGATTTAAAAGTGGTTATTATTGGTCAAGATCCTTATCATGACAAAAACCAAGCAAATGGATTGTGTTTTTCTGTAAAAGACGGAATAAAACATCCTCCTTCTTTAAAAAATATTTTTAAAGAGATTGCGACTGATTTAAATCAAGAAATTCCAGAAAGTGGAAACTTAGAAAAATGGGCAGAACAAGGCGTTTTATTGTTAAATGCAACATTGACAGTAAGAGCACATGAAGCTGGAAGTCATCAGAAAAAAGGTTGGGAAACTTTTACAGACGAAGTGATTAAACAGATTTCTAAAGAAAAAGAAAATGTTGTTTTTTTACTTTGGGGTAAATTTGCTGAAAGTAAAACGAAATTGATTGATGTTGAAAAACATACAATTCTTACAGCTCCACATCCATCACCATTAGGAGCTTGGAGAGGTTGGTTTGGAAGTAAACATTTTTCTAAAACGAATGCGTTTTTACAAAAATCACAAAAAGCTACGATAAAATGGTAG